In the Gemmatimonadales bacterium genome, CGGGAACACACCAGTGGTACGACGGCACGCCGCATCCCTGGGAGTTCAAGCGCGTGTGGCATCTCGAGCCCTCGCTCACCGACGTCGACGCGGTCTACGCCGGTGTGGAAGACGCAGCGATCTTCAAGTCGACTGACGCCGGCCAGCACTGGCAGGAACTCTCGGGGCTGCGCCAGCACGGGTCTGGGTCGCGCTGGCAGCCCGGTGCCGGCGGGATGGGGCTGCACACCATTCTTCTCGACCCCGTGCACCATGGCCGGATCTATATCGCCATCTCCGCGGCGGGTGTCTTCCGCAGCGACGACGACGGCGCGAGCTGGGAGCCGATGAATCGCGGGCTGCGATCGCAGTACATCCCCGACCCCGACGCCGATGTCGGTCACTGCGTCCACCGGATCGCCATGCATCGCGATCGGCCCGACGTCCTCTTCATGCAGAAGCACTGGGACGTGATGCGCAGCGACAACGCCGCCGAATCATGGCGCGAGGTGAGCGGCAATCTCCCCTCCGACTTCGGCTTTCCGATCGACGTCCACGCGCACGAACCGGAGACGATCTACGTCGTGCCGATCAAGAGCGACGGCGAACACTATCCGCCGGAAGGGAAGCTGCGGGTCTATCGCTCCCGCACCGGTGGCAACGAATGGGAAGCACTCACCAACGGACTGCCCCAGGAGAACTGCTACGTCAACGTCCTGCGCGAGGCGATGGCGGTCGATTCACTCGACTCGTGTGGCGTCTATTTCGGCACCACCGGGGGTCAGGTCTACGCATCGGCCGACGCCGGCGACCACTGGGAGCCGATCGTGCGCGACCTGCCGTCGGTCCTCTCGGTCGAGGTCCAGACGCTGCAATGATGCGGGTCGAATTGCCGGCGCACCTGCGGACGCTGGCGCGCGTTGAGGGCGCCGTCGAACTCGATCCTGCGGTGCCGGTGACGATCCATTCGACGCTCGACGCGCTCGAGTCGCGGTACCCGATGCTGCGCGGTACCATCCGCGATCACGTCACCTATCGACGGCGGCCGTTTCTCCGCTTCTTCGCCTGCGGCGAG is a window encoding:
- a CDS encoding sialidase family protein yields the protein MSSVRVLVGTHKGAFILTSDGKRKKWDVSGPHFAGWDIYHVKGSPVDPERLYASQCSGWFGQTIQRSDDGGKSWNPVGNQFTYDGVPGTHQWYDGTPHPWEFKRVWHLEPSLTDVDAVYAGVEDAAIFKSTDAGQHWQELSGLRQHGSGSRWQPGAGGMGLHTILLDPVHHGRIYIAISAAGVFRSDDDGASWEPMNRGLRSQYIPDPDADVGHCVHRIAMHRDRPDVLFMQKHWDVMRSDNAAESWREVSGNLPSDFGFPIDVHAHEPETIYVVPIKSDGEHYPPEGKLRVYRSRTGGNEWEALTNGLPQENCYVNVLREAMAVDSLDSCGVYFGTTGGQVYASADAGDHWEPIVRDLPSVLSVEVQTLQ
- a CDS encoding MoaD/ThiS family protein, encoding MMRVELPAHLRTLARVEGAVELDPAVPVTIHSTLDALESRYPMLRGTIRDHVTYRRRPFLRFFACGEDLSHDPADNPLPDAVVRGDEPLLVVGAIAGG